The DNA segment TCAAGTGGAACAACCTGTCGCGGCGCTCGACGCTGCATATCGGCGACGAATTGATTGTGTACGTGCAAGGCGCGCCACCCGCGGAAGAAGCGGACGCGCCGGAAACGCCCGCGCCCGCTCCGGAGGCGCAGACGCCCGCCGCGCAAACGCAGGCGGATGTGCCCCCGGATACGGAGAAGGTCACGCACACCGTGCGGCGCGGCGACAACCCAAGCATCATCGCGGACAAGTATGGCGTGTCCCTCGATGATTTCCTCAAATGGAACGGATTGACGCGGCGCGCCACGCTGCACATCGGCGACGAGTACGTCGTCTACGTCAAGAAGAAGCCCGGCTGAGCGGGCCGAAGCAGGAGTACCGCCAGTGAAGCGCATCGGCGTTCTCACCAGCGGCGGCGATTCGCCCGGCATGAACGCCGCCGTCCGGGCCGTGGTCCGCGCCGCGGCGGCGCGCGGCCTCGAGGTTTCCGGGATCCACCACGGCTACCGGGGCCTCATCGACGGCGCGATCGAGCCCATGACCGCGCGCTCGGTGAGCGGCATCATTAACCGCGGCGGCACGATCCTGCGCACGGCGCGCTGCACGCAATTCCACGAGGCGGCGGGCCGCGCCGCGGCCGCGGCGCGCCTGCGCGAACATGGAATCGAAGGGCTGGTGGTCATCGGCGGCGACGGCTCCTACCGCGGCGCGCAGGCGCTATACGAAGAGCACGGCGTCGCCTGTATCGGGCTGCCGGGCACCATCGACAACGACATCGGCGGCACGGATTACACGATCGGCTTCGACACGGCGATGAACATCGCGATGGAAGCGATCGACCGCGTGCGCGACACGGCCGCGTCCCACGGCCGCATCTTCTTTGTCGAGGTCATGGGGCGGAACAGCGGTTACATCGCCATGATGTGCGCCTTGGCCGGCGGCGCGGAAGAAGTGCTGACGCCGGAGGAGCCCACCGACATCAACGCGCTCGTCGCCGCGCTGCGCCTGGGCCGCGACAAAGGCAAATCATCGATGATCGTGGTGGTCGCGGAAGGCGACGACGCAGGCAACGCGCTCCTCATTGCAAAGCAGGTTGCGGACAATTCGGAGTTCAAGGACGCGCGCGTGGCCGTGATCGGCCATTTGCAGCGCGGCGGCAGCCCCACGGCCTTCGACCGCGTGCTGGCAAGCCGGATGGGCGTGCGCGCCGTTGAGGCCCTGCTTGAAGGCGAAACCTGCAAGATGGTCGGCGTCCGCGGGTCCGGTCTTGTATTGCGGCCCCTCGCCGACGCTTGGGAAGAGCGCACGCGATTCGACCCGGACCTCCTCCGGGTCTCGCGCGTGCTTAGCGTGTGACCGCTTCGCCGCCGCGCCACAGTTCCCAAGGCGACGCGGCGTTCGTCCGGAACGGCAGCCGCACCTTCGCGCCAACGGCCGCGGACTGATAAGCGGCGAATAGAGCTTCGAGCACGGCGCGTCCGTCTTCGCCGGTCACAAGCGGGGCCATGTCGTGGGCCACGCATCCCACGAAGTGGGCCATCTCCTGCGGGAAACCGTAGTTCCATTCCTCCTCGTACATCGTAAAAGACCAGCCGCGCGTTTCACCGGCTTTTTCCACGGCGTAACCGTATCCGGAACCGCTGTACGTGAGAATCGAGTTGCCTTGCAGCAGATTCGCGTAAGCGGCGCCGTCACTGCCGTACACTTCGGCCCGATCGTCCATGCCGCCTTTCTTCGTCCAGCTTTCTTCCGCCATTGCGACGGCGCCGTTCTCGAATTCGAGCACGATCAGCGCGTTGTCGTCGCCCCGCGTCTTGTCTCCGTGCACCTGCGTGTTCATCTGCGCGTAGACGGACCTGATCGCCGCGCCGCCGAGCATCCAGCGAAAGAACGCGATGGCATGACACCCCATGTCCATCGTCACGCCGCCGCCGCTCTGCGTCACGTCCCAGAAGTGGGCGGCGTGCGGGCCGTCGTGTTTCTCCGATTGCTTGATCAGCGTCGGCTTGCCCAGCGCGCCCTCGTCAAGCAGTTGTTTCATCCGCACGTACTTCGGCGCAAAACACAGTTCCTCCGCGTACATCAACTTCACGCCCGCGTCTCGGCACGCCGCGATCATCCGGTCCGCCTCGGCCAGGTTCAGGCACATCGGCTTCTCGACGACCACGTGTTTGCGCGCCGCGGCGGCATCCAGCGTGATCGCGCAGTGCAGCCGGTTCGGCGCGCCGATGAGCACCAGGTCAACGTCCCGATTCGCCAGCATCTCCCGATAATCCCCGTAATGACTGGGGATGCCGTGCGCCGCGGCGAACTGCGCGGCGTGGCCCGGTGTCGGCGACGCCACCGCGACAAGGCGCGCCTCGGGACAGTGCCGCAGCGCGCGCGCGTGAATCGTGGAGATGAATTGCGAGCCTACGAGCCCGACGCCAACCGTTGCCGCCATGTTTCTTCCTCCCCGTTGCTCAGGTTTCGGGCCACGCGGCCTCGTCGCAGACCACCGTGAGAGCCCCGTGCAGCCACAACAGCGATGCGGGCAGTTGTGTATCGATCCTGCGTTGCAGGAACGTCCGCATGACCGCGCGCTTGGGCGCGCCGCTCACCAGCAGCAATACGTTGCGCGCGCGCAGCAGGTCGCCCATGCCCAGCGTCAGGCCGTGCGTGGCTTGCCTGTGCGCCGAAGCAAGCATGCCGTGCCGCTGCGACGACGGCGCGAGCTCCGCCACGTGGACGCCGTCGTGCAGGCTGGGCCCCGGCTCGTTCAACCCCACATGTCCATTTGCGCCCACGCCGAGCACAGCGACGTCGATTGCGCCAAGGCCATCCAGCACATGCGCGAAACGGCGGCACTCGGCCTCGGGGTCACGCGCATCGCCTTGCATCGCGAAATACCGGTTCGGCGTGATGCACAACGGTTCGAGCACTTCGCGCCGTATGTACGCGTCGCACGAACCCGGGTCGTCCGGCGGCAGCGGGCCCCACTCGTCCAGCTTCAGAACGCGCAGCCGATCCACAGCCAAGGCCCCTCGGGCGGCCTGACGCGCCAGCCCACGGTATGCGCCGAGCGGCGAGGCGCCCGTCGCGACGCACAGGAGCATGTCCGGTTTGCGCCGGATGGCTTCTGCGAGCCAATCGCTTGCGCGCGCGCTCATCGCCTCGTAGTCCGGCCCGATCCAAATGCGCGCATGACCGCCAAGAACCATTTCACGCGCCATGAACTCATGAACCTCCGCTTGCTTGGCCTCCATCATGACAAGACCGCGCTCACCATGTCGAGTTGGCAGAGCCGCATGGGGACTGGCACAAACGAGAATCTTCCCCAACAACCTGATTCCTGCCTGTTCCCAACCTCTAACAACATTCCCCTTTGAAGGTTGTGGAACGCGATGGCCTGCTTTCCGCGACTCCCTTCGCTTCCGTCCTTTACAGGAACGCTTGCAGCGCTTCTTCAAGGATTGCG comes from the Candidatus Hydrogenedentota bacterium genome and includes:
- a CDS encoding Gfo/Idh/MocA family oxidoreductase; this encodes MAATVGVGLVGSQFISTIHARALRHCPEARLVAVASPTPGHAAQFAAAHGIPSHYGDYREMLANRDVDLVLIGAPNRLHCAITLDAAAARKHVVVEKPMCLNLAEADRMIAACRDAGVKLMYAEELCFAPKYVRMKQLLDEGALGKPTLIKQSEKHDGPHAAHFWDVTQSGGGVTMDMGCHAIAFFRWMLGGAAIRSVYAQMNTQVHGDKTRGDDNALIVLEFENGAVAMAEESWTKKGGMDDRAEVYGSDGAAYANLLQGNSILTYSGSGYGYAVEKAGETRGWSFTMYEEEWNYGFPQEMAHFVGCVAHDMAPLVTGEDGRAVLEALFAAYQSAAVGAKVRLPFRTNAASPWELWRGGEAVTR
- the pfkA gene encoding 6-phosphofructokinase, with protein sequence MKRIGVLTSGGDSPGMNAAVRAVVRAAAARGLEVSGIHHGYRGLIDGAIEPMTARSVSGIINRGGTILRTARCTQFHEAAGRAAAAARLREHGIEGLVVIGGDGSYRGAQALYEEHGVACIGLPGTIDNDIGGTDYTIGFDTAMNIAMEAIDRVRDTAASHGRIFFVEVMGRNSGYIAMMCALAGGAEEVLTPEEPTDINALVAALRLGRDKGKSSMIVVVAEGDDAGNALLIAKQVADNSEFKDARVAVIGHLQRGGSPTAFDRVLASRMGVRAVEALLEGETCKMVGVRGSGLVLRPLADAWEERTRFDPDLLRVSRVLSV
- a CDS encoding 6-phosphogluconolactonase — protein: MAREMVLGGHARIWIGPDYEAMSARASDWLAEAIRRKPDMLLCVATGASPLGAYRGLARQAARGALAVDRLRVLKLDEWGPLPPDDPGSCDAYIRREVLEPLCITPNRYFAMQGDARDPEAECRRFAHVLDGLGAIDVAVLGVGANGHVGLNEPGPSLHDGVHVAELAPSSQRHGMLASAHRQATHGLTLGMGDLLRARNVLLLVSGAPKRAVMRTFLQRRIDTQLPASLLWLHGALTVVCDEAAWPET